The Thermococcus sp. 4557 genomic sequence TATCCAGCTGGCCATGAGCCAGGGGGCGCCCCCGCTCCTCGCGAGGATTATGTTGTTCCCCTTGAGCCAGTCGGGTATCTCATCGAAGTTGCTGATTATGACGAAGACTATGTCCTTCCTCGCGCGTATCTCGCTTTTGAGCAGCTTGAGGAACTCAAAGGGGGTGTTTATCAGAACCTCGTGCTTGGCGGTCCTTATCACGTACTCCGCGCGCTCAACGGTGTTCTCAAAGCCCTGGATGGTCCATATCTCGGGCAGATCCTCGCCGTGAACCTCACGGTAGAGTTCGAGAAACGCAACCTTGAGGTTCTCAACGTCCTCTATGAAGTCCTCCTTTATTTTCTCCAGAACAACCTCGGGGTTGACTGGCTTGTACAGGCGAGGGGAGCCCTGCATGACGTCAACAAACCCCTTCCTGTGGAGGGAACTGAGGACGTCATAAACCCTTGTGTGGGGAATACCGCTCTCCTTCGTTATGTCCGTAGCCTTGCTCGGGCCGAGTTTGAGGAGCGTTATGTAAGCGAGGCTCTCGTACTTCGTGAGACCGAGCTTCTGAAGCTTTTCAACTATTTCCTCTTCGTTCATACCGAGACCTCCAATCTTTTAAGTTTCACTCGCGATAGTTTATTCATCACTGGTGATATCTTGGGTGAGGAAAGTGTATAAAATTTTCGGGTTCGAACCGGACCAGAAATTCGGAAGGGTCGCGGTCGTCGAGTTCTCGATTCCAGCGGAACCAGGGAACAGGTACGCGTACCTGCTGGGGAGCTTCAACGCGTTCAACGAAGGCTCCTTCCGAATGAGGAGGAAAAAGGGCCGCTGGAGGACGGTTGTGAAGCTGCCGGAGGGAGTCTGGCACTACGCGTTCTCCATCGACGGCGAGTTTACCCCCGACCCCGAAAACCCCCGACGGGAGGTCTACAGGAGGCTCTCGTACAAATTCGAAAGGGAAACGAGCGTCGCGGTTATCGACGGCGGGGACGGGCCCTTTCACGCGCCGAGCGCGACCTATCTCTATACCGTTGCCGGGAGAACCCACGTTCTCCTGAGGGCGAAAGCGGGAACAGTCGCCAAGGCGGCCCTCGTCCGTCCGGAAAGCGAGGGCATGGTTGAGATGAGGAAAAAAGCGCGGGATGAACCCTTCGAGTATTTCGAGGCAGTCCTGCCCGGGGACGGTGAACTGGAGTACTCCTTCGAGG encodes the following:
- the trmBL1 gene encoding HTH-type sugar sensing transcriptional regulator TrmBL1 — encoded protein: MNEEEIVEKLQKLGLTKYESLAYITLLKLGPSKATDITKESGIPHTRVYDVLSSLHRKGFVDVMQGSPRLYKPVNPEVVLEKIKEDFIEDVENLKVAFLELYREVHGEDLPEIWTIQGFENTVERAEYVIRTAKHEVLINTPFEFLKLLKSEIRARKDIVFVIISNFDEIPDWLKGNNIILARSGGAPWLMASWIIGDIDYALFFGALPKDKRREKFYSFWAKSPKIIQNYMHWFYTIYLDNSEIIKPLNYAAAPKPLSLVNIRTLITVLKYVELPRKIEVIGRLVDTKEPVTLDGEITEYEYTPLTANITVNADGKEWKIGGIGSYFEDVEGEKFILLD